A DNA window from Mycolicibacter hiberniae contains the following coding sequences:
- a CDS encoding SDR family oxidoreductase — protein MKTLAGDRRIAVVTGASSGIGEATAKVLAGQGFHVVVAARREERIAALAEEIGGTAVVTDVTDPGAVAALAQICEHLCDSLSGSINVLVNNAGGAKGLAPVEQADLEHWRWMWETNVLGTLHVTRALLPHLVASGDGLVVTVTSIAAFEIYDGGAGYTSAKHAQSALHRTLRGELLGKPVRLTEIAPGMVDTEFSLVRFDGDRERADAVYSGLTPLSAADIAEVIGFVASRPPHVDLDQIVIRPRDQASATRASRRV, from the coding sequence ATGAAGACACTCGCAGGCGACCGTCGTATTGCCGTGGTGACCGGAGCCAGCTCGGGTATCGGCGAGGCAACCGCGAAAGTTCTTGCCGGACAGGGCTTTCACGTGGTCGTCGCCGCGCGGCGCGAGGAGCGGATCGCCGCACTGGCCGAGGAGATCGGCGGCACCGCGGTGGTGACGGATGTCACTGACCCGGGCGCGGTGGCCGCCCTGGCCCAGATCTGCGAACACCTCTGCGATTCGCTGTCGGGGTCGATCAACGTACTGGTCAACAACGCCGGCGGCGCCAAAGGCCTGGCTCCGGTGGAGCAGGCCGACCTCGAGCATTGGCGCTGGATGTGGGAGACCAATGTGCTGGGCACCCTGCACGTGACGCGTGCGTTGCTGCCCCACCTCGTCGCCTCCGGCGACGGCCTGGTGGTCACCGTGACCTCGATCGCCGCCTTCGAGATCTACGACGGCGGCGCCGGCTATACCTCGGCCAAACACGCCCAGAGCGCGCTGCACCGCACGCTGCGCGGCGAGCTGCTGGGAAAACCGGTGCGGCTCACCGAAATCGCGCCCGGCATGGTGGACACCGAGTTCTCCCTGGTGCGCTTTGACGGCGATCGCGAGCGCGCCGACGCCGTCTATTCCGGTCTGACCCCGCTGAGCGCCGCCGACATCGCCGAGGTGATCGGGTTCGTGGCCTCCCGGCCGCCGCACGTCGACCTCGATCAGATCGTCATCCGCCCGCGCGACCAGGCGTCGGCGACCCGGGCTAGCCGCCGGGTCTGA
- a CDS encoding ROK family protein, whose protein sequence is MRTTVLTAHLPSHRPARTRSHPRVLAPALQLADSAGAEVFAAVRQHGPVAREAIAGATSLSVATVNRQVSALLEAGLLLERADLATSGAIGRPRRPVVVNHEPFLTLGLHIGAKTTSIVATDLLGRTLDVVETPTPNNGSARALASLAASASRYLTRWQKRRPLWVGVAIGGAVDGATGHVDHPRLGWTAAPVGPVLAEELGLPVSVASHVDAMAGAELLFGGRRSTSNSTTSLYVYARETVGYALVIGGRVHSPASGPGTIAGLPAFSELLGGTGHLETTVSDEAVLAAARRLRLLPEGSGAVSAAVTTLVREARGGDERAAALLSERARVLGEAVAMLRDVLNPDDLVVGGQGFTEYPEGVAEVERAFRQRSVLPPRSIRVTAFGNRVQEAGAGTVALGGLYADPVGAMRRSRGPVARVVPEVSA, encoded by the coding sequence GTGCGCACTACCGTTCTCACCGCTCACCTTCCCAGCCACCGGCCCGCGCGGACCCGCTCTCATCCGCGGGTGCTGGCTCCGGCCCTGCAGTTGGCCGACAGTGCGGGTGCTGAGGTCTTCGCTGCGGTGCGCCAGCATGGCCCGGTCGCCCGAGAGGCCATTGCCGGCGCCACCTCGCTGAGCGTCGCCACGGTCAACCGGCAGGTCAGCGCCCTGCTGGAGGCCGGTCTGCTGCTGGAGCGCGCCGACCTGGCCACCTCCGGTGCCATCGGAAGGCCGCGCCGGCCGGTGGTGGTCAACCACGAGCCGTTCCTCACGCTGGGTCTGCACATCGGGGCCAAGACCACCAGCATCGTGGCCACCGACCTGCTAGGCCGGACTCTCGACGTCGTCGAGACCCCGACGCCCAACAACGGGTCGGCGCGCGCACTGGCCTCGCTGGCCGCCAGCGCCAGCCGGTATCTGACCCGCTGGCAGAAGCGTCGCCCGCTGTGGGTGGGGGTGGCGATCGGTGGCGCGGTCGACGGCGCCACCGGCCACGTCGATCACCCGCGGCTGGGCTGGACCGCCGCGCCGGTGGGACCGGTGCTGGCCGAGGAACTGGGGCTGCCGGTGTCGGTGGCCTCCCATGTCGACGCGATGGCCGGAGCGGAGCTGCTCTTCGGCGGGCGGCGGTCCACGTCGAACAGCACCACCAGCCTCTATGTCTACGCCCGGGAAACGGTCGGCTACGCCCTGGTGATCGGCGGCCGGGTGCACAGCCCGGCCAGCGGCCCCGGCACCATCGCCGGCCTGCCGGCCTTCTCGGAGCTGCTCGGGGGAACAGGGCATCTGGAGACCACCGTCAGCGACGAGGCGGTGCTGGCTGCGGCTCGCCGGCTGCGGCTGCTGCCGGAAGGCAGCGGCGCCGTCTCGGCGGCGGTGACGACGCTGGTGCGCGAGGCGCGCGGCGGCGACGAGCGGGCAGCGGCGCTGCTGTCCGAGCGCGCCCGCGTCCTGGGTGAAGCGGTGGCGATGCTGCGCGACGTACTCAACCCCGACGACCTGGTGGTCGGTGGACAGGGATTCACCGAGTACCCGGAGGGTGTGGCCGAGGTGGAACGGGCGTTTCGGCAGCGCTCGGTGCTGCCGCCGCGCAGCATCCGGGTCACGGCGTTCGGCAACCGGGTGCAGGAGGCCGGCGCGGGCACAGTGGCCCTGGGCGGGCTCTACGCCGATCCGGTCGGCGCGATGCGCCGCTCCCGCGGACCGGTCGCCCGCGTGGTCCCCGAAGTGTCCGCCTGA
- the mshA gene encoding D-inositol-3-phosphate glycosyltransferase, with product MGYGVGGVRSDVHRVALLSVHTSPLAQPGTGDAGGMNVYVLQSALHLARRGVAVEVFTRATSSADPPVQHVAPGVLVRNVVAGPFEGLDKNDLPTQLCAFAAGVLRAEAAHEAGYYDVVHSHYWLSGQVGWLAADRWAVPLVHTAHTLAGVKNAALAAGDAPEPPLRAVGEQQVVDAADRLIVNTEDEARQLVALHDADPRRIDVAHPGVDLDVFRPGDRRAARQALGLPADEPIVAFVGRIQPLKAPDILLRAAAKLPGMRAVVAGGPSGSIGLAEPGSLVGLAAELGIDDRVTFLPPQSRDDLANLFRAADLVAVPSYSESFGLVALEAQACGTPVVAAKVGGLPVAVRDGVTGRLVDGHDIDAWAAALDELLRLGSGPRGWAMRREAVEHAAQFSWERTVDAQLASYSQAIEDFASARGARMRVLTSARRARRWPIRRGARA from the coding sequence GTGGGGTACGGGGTTGGAGGCGTCAGATCCGATGTGCACCGGGTAGCGCTGCTGTCGGTCCACACCTCGCCGCTGGCCCAGCCCGGCACCGGCGATGCGGGCGGCATGAACGTCTACGTCCTGCAAAGCGCCCTGCATCTGGCGCGGCGCGGAGTGGCCGTCGAAGTGTTCACCCGGGCCACGTCATCGGCGGACCCGCCGGTGCAGCATGTCGCGCCCGGGGTGCTGGTACGCAACGTGGTGGCCGGGCCGTTCGAGGGCCTGGACAAGAACGACCTGCCTACCCAGCTGTGTGCGTTCGCCGCCGGGGTGCTGCGCGCCGAGGCCGCCCACGAGGCCGGCTATTACGACGTCGTGCATTCGCACTATTGGCTCTCCGGTCAGGTGGGCTGGCTGGCCGCCGACCGCTGGGCGGTCCCGCTGGTGCACACCGCGCACACCCTGGCCGGAGTCAAGAACGCCGCCCTGGCTGCCGGAGACGCCCCCGAGCCACCGCTGCGCGCGGTCGGTGAACAGCAGGTCGTCGACGCCGCGGACCGGCTGATCGTCAACACCGAAGACGAAGCACGCCAACTCGTGGCATTACACGACGCCGACCCGCGCCGCATCGACGTGGCGCACCCGGGGGTGGATCTGGACGTGTTCCGGCCCGGGGACAGGCGGGCGGCCCGACAGGCGCTGGGGTTGCCGGCCGACGAACCGATCGTGGCGTTCGTCGGACGCATTCAGCCGCTCAAGGCGCCCGACATCTTGTTGCGGGCCGCCGCGAAGCTGCCGGGGATGCGGGCGGTGGTGGCCGGCGGCCCCTCGGGGAGCATCGGGCTGGCGGAACCGGGCAGCCTGGTTGGGCTGGCCGCCGAACTGGGTATCGATGACCGGGTGACATTCCTGCCGCCGCAGTCCCGTGACGATCTGGCGAACCTGTTCCGGGCAGCCGACCTGGTGGCGGTGCCCAGTTACTCCGAATCCTTCGGCCTGGTGGCGCTGGAGGCGCAGGCGTGCGGCACACCGGTGGTCGCCGCGAAAGTGGGTGGCTTGCCGGTGGCGGTCCGAGACGGCGTCACCGGCCGACTGGTCGACGGGCACGACATCGATGCCTGGGCGGCCGCGCTCGACGAGCTGCTGCGGCTGGGCAGCGGCCCCCGCGGCTGGGCGATGCGGCGGGAGGCGGTCGAGCACGCGGCGCAATTCTCCTGGGAGCGCACCGTAGACGCCCAGCTGGCCAGCTACTCCCAGGCCATCGAAGACTTCGCATCCGCGCGGGGTGCGCGGATGCGAGTGCTCACCTCGGCGCGACGCGCCCGCCGCTGGCCGATACGGCGGGGAGCGCGCGCGTGA
- a CDS encoding type III secretion system chaperone family protein: MNRDEVQELVETTLRAAELTYTPTPGSHGGLPGLVVELPGERKLKTNTILSVGEHSVRVEAFVCRNPDENHAGVYRYLLKRNRRLYGVAYTLDNVGDIYLVGRMSLSSVTAEEIDRVLGQVLEAVDFDFNTLLELGFATSIQKEWEWRVSTGQSLKNLRAFEHLIEPGS, from the coding sequence GTGAACCGCGACGAAGTCCAGGAGCTCGTCGAGACCACCCTGCGGGCGGCGGAGCTGACCTACACCCCGACCCCGGGCTCGCACGGTGGGCTGCCGGGCCTGGTCGTGGAACTGCCCGGCGAGCGCAAGCTCAAGACCAACACCATCCTCAGCGTGGGAGAGCACTCGGTGCGGGTCGAGGCGTTCGTCTGCCGCAATCCCGACGAGAATCACGCGGGGGTGTACCGGTATCTGCTCAAGCGCAACCGGCGGCTCTACGGGGTTGCCTACACGCTGGACAACGTCGGCGACATCTACCTGGTCGGCCGGATGTCCCTGAGTTCGGTGACCGCCGAGGAGATCGACCGGGTGCTCGGACAGGTGCTCGAAGCCGTCGACTTCGACTTCAACACCCTGCTGGAGCTGGGCTTTGCCACCTCGATCCAGAAGGAATGGGAGTGGCGGGTGTCCACCGGCCAGTCCCTGAAGAACCTGCGGGCGTTCGAGCATTTGATCGAGCCGGGCAGCTGA
- a CDS encoding wax ester/triacylglycerol synthase family O-acyltransferase, translated as MNGMRLLDAAMITGDALLHPINIGAVMILAPPRNSGEHFADRLYHQTLAQPVVVDRLFRRVPHRSPGTGGLWVWREERDLDVGRHLTRRTLPDGSGSAELWQLIGTLHAQRLDRSRPMWAAFLIDGLADGRLAFYVKAQHVMVDGVAGMRLIGSALSTDPDRRAMPPFYAERDHPPATAGARWDLSAPLRRLAGLAGSGITALARIPESQACAALAMVTGRATVPAVGAPFTPFNTRLGPHRGVIAASWAKSRIRAVQEITGTTAHDVATAVVGGALRDWLSDHGDLPRRSLVAFCPISVRAHDPANNGAGNRFGAWLCPMGTDLADPLKRLRRVHRSMVGGKRYVARYGSAGSLSLAAPSIASTIVQALVPAGPRISTGYNLPMSSVPGPGAEMYWNGAHVEEIYPVSAVFDGQTLNVTVCSYADRIGIGYVADSDVMPDIATMVSRTGRALSELESAVGAGPPRG; from the coding sequence ATGAACGGGATGCGCCTGCTCGACGCGGCGATGATCACCGGGGATGCGCTGCTGCACCCGATCAATATCGGCGCGGTGATGATTCTCGCGCCGCCGCGAAACTCCGGCGAACACTTCGCCGACCGGCTCTACCACCAGACGTTGGCCCAACCGGTCGTCGTCGATCGGCTGTTCCGCCGCGTTCCGCACCGGAGCCCGGGTACCGGCGGTCTGTGGGTCTGGCGCGAAGAACGTGACCTCGACGTGGGGCGCCACCTCACGCGACGCACCCTGCCGGACGGCAGCGGCAGCGCCGAACTCTGGCAGCTGATCGGCACGCTGCACGCGCAGAGGCTGGACCGGTCGCGGCCGATGTGGGCAGCGTTTCTGATCGACGGGCTCGCCGACGGCCGACTCGCCTTCTACGTCAAGGCCCAGCACGTCATGGTGGACGGGGTCGCGGGGATGCGGCTGATCGGCAGTGCCCTGAGCACAGATCCTGATCGGCGCGCAATGCCGCCGTTCTATGCCGAACGAGACCACCCGCCGGCAACCGCCGGTGCCCGATGGGACCTGTCGGCACCGCTGCGGCGGCTGGCCGGCCTGGCCGGCTCCGGCATCACCGCCTTGGCACGCATCCCCGAAAGCCAGGCGTGCGCAGCACTGGCGATGGTCACCGGCCGCGCCACCGTCCCGGCGGTGGGCGCCCCGTTCACACCATTCAACACGCGGCTGGGACCCCACCGCGGCGTCATCGCCGCCAGTTGGGCCAAGAGCCGGATCCGGGCGGTGCAGGAGATCACCGGCACCACGGCCCACGATGTCGCCACCGCGGTTGTCGGCGGGGCGCTGCGCGACTGGCTCAGCGATCACGGCGACCTGCCGAGGCGATCGCTGGTTGCGTTCTGTCCCATCAGCGTCCGCGCCCATGACCCGGCAAACAACGGCGCCGGCAACCGCTTCGGCGCATGGTTATGCCCGATGGGCACCGACCTCGCCGACCCGCTGAAACGACTGCGGCGGGTGCACCGGTCGATGGTCGGCGGAAAGCGCTACGTCGCCCGGTATGGCTCCGCGGGATCACTGTCGCTGGCTGCACCCAGCATCGCCTCGACAATCGTGCAGGCCCTCGTACCGGCCGGCCCGCGGATCAGCACCGGATACAACCTTCCGATGTCCAGCGTGCCCGGTCCGGGTGCTGAAATGTACTGGAACGGTGCACATGTCGAAGAGATCTATCCGGTGTCGGCGGTCTTCGACGGCCAGACGCTCAACGTCACGGTGTGCTCCTATGCCGATCGCATCGGGATCGGCTATGTCGCCGACAGCGATGTGATGCCCGATATCGCAACCATGGTGTCGCGAACCGGGCGCGCCCTGAGCGAGTTGGAGTCGGCCGTCGGCGCGGGGCCGCCGCGCGGCTGA
- a CDS encoding phosphoglyceromutase has product MSDTATLVLLRHGESEWNASNQFTGWMDVNLTDKGRAEAVRAGELLVEHELLPDVLYTSLLRRAITTANLALDAAGRHWIPVHRTWRLNERHYGALQGLDKAATKARYGDDQFMTWRRSYDTPPPPIEAGSRYSQDTDPRYADIGGGPLTECLADVVARFLPYFTDVVIPDLRCGKTVLIAAHGNSLRALVKYLDGMSDEAVVGLNIPTGIPLRYDLDADLRPKVAGGVYLDPEAAAAGAAAVASQGAK; this is encoded by the coding sequence ATGTCTGACACTGCCACTCTGGTGCTGCTGCGCCACGGGGAAAGCGAATGGAACGCCAGCAACCAGTTCACCGGCTGGATGGACGTCAACCTGACCGACAAGGGCCGCGCTGAGGCGGTTCGCGCCGGTGAGTTGCTGGTCGAGCACGAGCTGCTGCCGGACGTGCTCTACACCTCGCTGCTGCGACGGGCGATCACCACCGCGAACCTGGCGCTGGACGCCGCGGGCCGGCACTGGATTCCGGTGCACCGCACGTGGCGGCTCAACGAGCGTCACTACGGCGCGCTGCAGGGCCTGGACAAGGCCGCCACCAAGGCCCGCTACGGCGACGATCAGTTCATGACGTGGCGGCGCAGCTACGACACCCCGCCGCCGCCGATCGAGGCCGGCAGCCGGTACAGCCAGGACACCGACCCCCGCTACGCCGACATCGGCGGCGGGCCGCTGACCGAATGCCTGGCCGATGTGGTGGCCCGCTTCCTGCCCTATTTCACCGATGTCGTGATCCCGGACCTGCGGTGCGGCAAGACGGTGCTGATCGCCGCGCACGGCAACTCCTTGCGGGCGCTGGTGAAGTACCTCGACGGCATGTCGGATGAGGCGGTGGTCGGCCTGAACATTCCCACCGGTATCCCGCTGCGCTACGACCTGGACGCCGACCTGCGGCCGAAGGTCGCCGGCGGCGTCTACCTGGACCCCGAGGCGGCGGCCGCCGGTGCCGCGGCGGTGGCCAGTCAGGGCGCCAAGTAG
- a CDS encoding sensor histidine kinase: protein MAATSALTLAAASAIPALVAGVAAGVWLTPRLAERRRRAATERSGITVAEMLQQIVSHASLGIVVVDSHRDVVYLNERATQLGVVHGRLLDDEAWAAAQRALAGEEDVVFDLSVAKRAPGATRADLSAVRGYARLLSQEDRRFAVVIVDDQSEQARMEASRRDFVANVSHELKTPVGAMGLLAEALLASADDPEAVRPFAERVLMEANRLASMIGELIELSRLQGADPLPNLGVVDVDAVVNEAISRHKVAADNAEITITTDAPSGFRVLGDEPLLVTALANLVSNAIAYSPHGSPVSISRRRRDGFIEIAVTDRGIGIAPKDQLRVFERFFRSDKARSRATGGSGLGLAIVKHVAANHNGTITLWSQPGTGSTFTLAIPECQGSVDHE, encoded by the coding sequence GTGGCTGCGACCTCAGCGCTGACGCTCGCTGCAGCGTCGGCGATTCCTGCGCTCGTTGCGGGGGTGGCCGCCGGCGTATGGCTCACGCCGCGGCTGGCCGAGCGGCGCCGCCGGGCCGCCACCGAACGGTCCGGGATCACCGTCGCGGAGATGTTGCAGCAGATCGTCTCGCATGCCTCGCTGGGGATTGTGGTGGTCGACTCCCACCGTGACGTGGTCTATCTCAACGAGCGCGCCACCCAGCTCGGTGTGGTGCACGGCAGGCTGCTCGACGACGAGGCCTGGGCCGCGGCCCAACGTGCACTGGCCGGGGAGGAAGACGTCGTCTTCGACCTGTCGGTGGCAAAACGGGCGCCCGGTGCCACGCGGGCGGACCTGTCGGCGGTGCGCGGTTACGCGCGGCTGCTATCGCAGGAGGACCGCCGGTTCGCGGTGGTGATCGTCGACGACCAGTCCGAGCAGGCCCGGATGGAAGCCAGCCGCCGCGACTTCGTGGCCAATGTCAGCCATGAACTCAAGACCCCGGTGGGGGCCATGGGCCTGCTCGCCGAGGCGTTGCTGGCCTCGGCCGATGACCCCGAGGCGGTTCGGCCGTTCGCGGAGCGGGTGCTGATGGAGGCGAACCGGCTGGCCAGCATGATCGGTGAACTGATCGAGCTGTCCCGGCTCCAGGGCGCCGACCCGTTGCCGAATCTGGGTGTCGTCGATGTCGACGCGGTGGTCAACGAGGCGATCTCCCGTCACAAGGTGGCCGCCGACAACGCCGAGATCACGATCACCACCGACGCCCCGAGCGGTTTTCGGGTGCTCGGCGACGAACCGCTGCTGGTCACCGCGCTGGCCAACCTGGTGTCCAACGCGATCGCCTACTCACCGCACGGTTCCCCGGTCTCGATCAGCCGGCGCCGCCGGGACGGCTTCATCGAGATCGCCGTGACCGACCGAGGAATCGGCATTGCGCCCAAGGATCAGCTTCGGGTGTTCGAACGGTTCTTCCGCAGCGACAAGGCGCGCTCGCGGGCCACCGGTGGCAGCGGGCTGGGGTTGGCGATCGTCAAACACGTCGCGGCCAACCACAACGGCACCATCACGCTGTGGAGCCAGCCGGGCACCGGATCGACGTTCACCTTGGCGATTCCCGAATGCCAGGGCAGTGTGGACCACGAGTAG
- a CDS encoding response regulator transcription factor: MTHVLIVEDEESLADPLAFLLRKEGFEATVVGDGAAALAEFERIGADIVLLDLMLPGMSGTDVCKQLRARSSVPVIMVTARDSEIDKVVGLELGADDYVTKPYSARELIARIRAVLRRGGDDESGVGEGVLESGPVRMDVERHVVMVNGQQITLPLKEFDLLEYLMRNTGRVLTRGQLIDRVWGADYVGDTKTLDVHVKRLRSKIEADPANPVHLVTVRGLGYKLEG, from the coding sequence ATGACACACGTCTTGATCGTCGAGGACGAGGAATCACTGGCCGATCCATTGGCATTCCTGCTGCGTAAAGAGGGGTTTGAGGCAACCGTGGTGGGCGACGGGGCCGCGGCCCTGGCCGAATTCGAGCGGATCGGCGCCGACATCGTGCTGCTGGATCTCATGCTTCCGGGGATGTCGGGTACCGACGTGTGCAAGCAACTGCGTGCGCGTTCCAGCGTCCCGGTGATTATGGTCACGGCCCGTGACAGCGAAATCGACAAGGTCGTGGGCCTGGAACTGGGTGCCGACGACTACGTGACGAAGCCCTATTCGGCCCGCGAACTGATCGCGCGGATCCGTGCGGTGCTGCGCCGCGGCGGCGACGACGAAAGCGGCGTCGGGGAGGGTGTCCTGGAGTCCGGCCCGGTGCGCATGGACGTCGAGCGGCATGTGGTGATGGTCAACGGCCAACAGATCACTTTGCCACTCAAAGAGTTCGACCTGCTCGAATATCTGATGCGCAACACCGGCCGGGTACTGACCCGCGGCCAGTTGATCGACCGGGTCTGGGGCGCTGACTACGTGGGCGACACCAAGACGCTCGATGTCCACGTCAAACGACTTCGGTCCAAGATCGAGGCCGATCCCGCCAACCCGGTGCACCTGGTGACCGTTCGCGGGCTCGGTTACAAGCTAGAGGGCTGA